The following proteins are co-located in the Brevibacillus laterosporus DSM 25 genome:
- a CDS encoding helix-turn-helix domain-containing protein, whose product MDEILTSTTLGELIKKKREDLGISLSEVSRKTGISKGGISKIENGETKGPELATLKPIADVLEIPYEEIIEYCIRAEYRYDVYDDLLEEAIEIANPSLIDKVAIKFLENIKHETDSALEHLERFADSSTNNDTKVTLYNTIVKYSRQHGLPHYIAKGLYQKYLIERQNLKRLEESFRDGEEITHYVDFLSDNEKITYYFKMALHAHNTKKYNECIEYCEAGLRLDVSSNELKARAYLSMINSYGFLKNYDMAEYHLDFLEKYGFEFVSDSCKITRAIIQGKRKHFSIAIPALRKCYEVVQSDLKIHVINELLDLYLQESDSTSIEEIFNLEPEFLPQNPTTPYKKIAIGKYFQYKGNYLTKNCIFNEGARSYLLSLKTFGAVYAIQELAECMTEFLALFTANSKSMDLEYVVRLKEVYTDIANKKEGL is encoded by the coding sequence ATGGACGAAATTTTAACTTCCACAACATTGGGGGAACTGATAAAGAAGAAAAGAGAGGATTTAGGTATTAGTTTGTCTGAGGTTTCCAGAAAAACTGGCATTAGCAAGGGAGGGATTTCCAAGATTGAAAATGGTGAAACAAAAGGACCAGAGCTGGCTACTTTAAAGCCAATTGCCGATGTTTTAGAAATCCCTTATGAGGAAATAATTGAATATTGCATCAGGGCAGAATATCGTTATGATGTCTACGATGATCTCTTGGAAGAAGCCATAGAAATTGCTAACCCTTCTTTGATTGATAAAGTGGCAATCAAATTCCTAGAAAATATTAAGCATGAAACAGATTCAGCGCTGGAGCATTTGGAACGATTTGCAGATTCCAGCACAAACAACGATACAAAGGTAACGCTCTATAACACAATTGTGAAGTACTCTAGACAGCATGGGCTACCACATTACATAGCTAAAGGGTTATATCAAAAATACTTAATTGAGAGACAAAATTTAAAACGTTTGGAAGAATCCTTTAGAGATGGTGAAGAAATCACTCACTATGTTGATTTTTTATCTGATAATGAAAAGATAACATATTACTTTAAAATGGCTTTACATGCTCATAATACTAAAAAATATAATGAGTGTATCGAGTATTGTGAAGCAGGTCTTAGACTAGATGTTTCAAGCAACGAGTTGAAGGCTAGAGCTTATTTATCTATGATAAATTCCTATGGTTTCCTGAAAAATTACGATATGGCAGAGTACCATCTGGACTTTTTAGAAAAATACGGATTTGAGTTCGTTTCCGATTCATGTAAAATTACTAGAGCTATTATACAAGGGAAAAGGAAACATTTCAGTATAGCTATTCCAGCACTAAGAAAATGCTATGAAGTGGTACAAAGTGACTTGAAGATACATGTAATCAATGAATTATTAGATTTGTATCTTCAGGAGAGTGATTCTACTTCGATTGAAGAAATTTTTAACCTTGAGCCAGAATTTCTACCTCAAAATCCAACAACTCCTTATAAAAAAATAGCTATCGGTAAATACTTCCAGTATAAAGGGAATTATTTGACCAAAAATTGCATATTTAATGAAGGAGCAAGATCATATTTACTAAGCTTAAAGACATTTGGAGCTGTTTATGCAATTCAAGAACTTGCAGAATGCATGACCGAATTTTTAGCTTTGTTTACAGCAAATTCTAAATCAATGGATTTGGAATATGTTGTAAGACTAAAAGAGGTGTATACTGATATTGCAAACAAAAAGGAGGGGTTATAA
- a CDS encoding S-layer homology domain-containing protein: MKKRIVLAITLASSLLIGSTAASAQTSNFKDVSETQHSWAISSISFMTEKGVVTGYSDGTFKPDEKVTKAEFISMTHKLFDKYRSQELVVDKFIDVPKNYWAYTAIYDMAPMMDTGNFSYYTKEGKVFDPDKELTRMGVVNLLPEVYSPISLDEAYKRVSKMQDFKIVVSDNYDDNRYMYGVDMTNTVFPFVIDYLDNGTMKIFDDYTEVVAPKVASLQQHGIMTTYNGEFEAADQVTRAEAVTILHRLYNHLKDNGELSKYSSK, translated from the coding sequence ATGAAGAAGAGGATTGTACTAGCGATAACACTAGCTTCATCACTGCTTATCGGCTCCACTGCCGCAAGCGCACAGACCTCCAATTTCAAAGATGTGAGTGAGACCCAACACTCGTGGGCGATCAGTTCCATCAGCTTCATGACCGAGAAAGGAGTAGTCACGGGATACTCGGACGGGACATTCAAGCCTGATGAGAAAGTCACCAAAGCCGAGTTTATCTCGATGACTCACAAGCTATTTGACAAGTACAGATCACAGGAGCTAGTTGTGGACAAATTCATTGATGTCCCGAAGAATTACTGGGCGTACACTGCGATCTACGACATGGCACCAATGATGGATACTGGGAACTTCTCTTACTATACAAAGGAAGGTAAGGTGTTCGATCCTGATAAAGAACTTACAAGAATGGGGGTCGTGAACCTTCTGCCTGAAGTTTACAGTCCAATTTCTTTAGACGAAGCGTATAAGAGAGTCTCCAAGATGCAAGACTTCAAGATCGTAGTCTCCGATAACTACGATGACAACAGATACATGTATGGAGTCGATATGACCAACACTGTATTCCCTTTCGTAATTGACTACTTAGACAATGGTACTATGAAAATCTTTGACGATTACACGGAAGTTGTTGCCCCGAAAGTGGCATCCCTTCAACAGCACGGTATCATGACAACATATAATGGAGAATTTGAAGCCGCCGATCAGGTCACCAGGGCTGAAGCCGTGACCATATTACATCGCCTGTACAACCACCTAAAGGATAATGGCGAGCTATCTAAATATTCGAGTAAGTAG